A single region of the Amphiprion ocellaris isolate individual 3 ecotype Okinawa chromosome 4, ASM2253959v1, whole genome shotgun sequence genome encodes:
- the herc3 gene encoding probable E3 ubiquitin-protein ligase HERC3 isoform X2, with protein sequence MCGNQHCIALSRDGELFTWGQNSSGQLGLGKGEPSKLSPHPLKSLAGIPLAQITAGGDHSFALSLSGAVFGWGKNRAGQLGLNDKQDRAVPCHIKFLRSQKVVYISCGNEHTAALTKDGGLFTFGDGSWGQLGHGSTNNELLPRRVLELMGTEVSQIACGRHHTLAFAPSSGVVYAFGCNSHGQLGTGILGDARSPFPVKTSFLTGNFHRRESKQYTVTKTICGGDHSFLLYSSEQSSVTPEDFRVINISKSLSPITYERLNSWRLKLMYSPDSNITTDIVIQLSSTACWNASFLDQSDDNHFKTNPKIPGIDLNSVRMLFETLSKPAFSGLLEQATKSFESMLIPQLPRSPPDVEAMRIYLILSEYPALQDSKNYIRLTVPLAMAILRLDANPSKVLDNWWCLVDGSVFTRMVDMYKSIVVFMLTGGKTVLGPVWYENYFLATLRLLEKLHKVNLKANHVEYSRFYIPDITSLVDIQEDYLKWFLNRAEIKTGSSPSQSDFLTVNLCAYPFILNAQAKTTMLQTDAELQMQMAVSGANLHNVFMLLTLEPHLARNPYLVLHVRRNHLVSDTLRELTMYSDVDLKKPLKVIFDGEEAVDAGGVTKEFFLLLLKELMDPVYGMFTHYKDSNLLWFSDKCFVEQNWFHLIGIICGLAIYNSTVVDLHFPLALYKKLLNVLPSLEDFTELSPTEARSLQQLLDYEGGDVEETFLLNFAITRENYGMTEVKELIPGGESIAVDKNNRKEFVEAYLRYVFSDSAAEQYAAFSSGFLKVCGGEILSLFQPSELMAMVVGNNNYNWEELEKNAVYKGEFTATHPTVRLFWEVFHEFPLEKKKQFLLFLTGSDRIPIHGMESLRIVIQSTTAEEHYLPVAHTCYNLLDMPRYQTKEILCRRLTQAVEQYEGFSLV encoded by the exons ATGTGTGGGAACCAGCACTGCATCGCACTTTCTAGAG ATGGTGAGCTCTTCACTTGGGGCCAGAACAGCAGTGGTCAGCTTGGTCTGGGGAAAGGAGAGCCCAGCAAGCTGTCCCCTCATCCTCTGAAGTCTCTGGCAGGAATTCCTCTGGCACAGATAACTGCTGGGGGAGACCACAGTTTTGCACTCTCCTTGTCCGGAGCTGTATTTGGCTGGGGCAAAAACAGAGCTGGACAACTGGGTCTCAATGATAAGCAAG ATCGTGCCGTCCCATGCCACATCAAATTCTTGAGATCTCAAAAAGTTGTTTACATCAGCTGTGGAAACGAACATACAGCAGCACTCACAAAG GATGGCGGCTTGTTTACATTTGGTGACGGTTCATGGGGTCAGCTGGGTCACGGCTCCACCAATAATGAACTTTTACCGAGACGAGTGCTGGAGCTCATGGGTACCGAGGTGTCCCAGATCGCTTGTGGCAG GCACCACACATTGGCGTTCGCACCTTCCTCTGGCGTGGTGTATGCATTTGGTTGTAACAGCCATGGCCAGCTGGGAACAGGAATACTAGGGGATGCCAGAAGCCCATTTCCTGTCAAGACCAGTTTCCTGACTGGAAATTTCCATAGAAGAG aatcCAAACAGTATACAGTGACCAAAACCATATGTGGAGGAGACCATAGTTTCTTATTGTACTCCAGTGAGCAG AGTTCTGTCACCCCAGAAGATTTCAGGGTGATTAATATCAGCAAAAGCCTCTCTCCAATCACTTATGAAAGGTTAAATTCATGGAGGTTAAAACTGATGTACAGCCCAGACTCCAACATCACAAC CGACATCGTAATTCAGCTCTCCTCGACGGCTTGTTGGAATGCCAGCTTCTTGGACCAAAG TGATGATAACCACTTCAAAACCAACCCAAAGATCCCAGGCATTGATCTCAACTCTGTCAGAATGCTGTTTGAGACTCTCAGCAAACCGGCCTTCTCTGGACTTCTGGAGCAG GCCACCAAGAGTTTTGAGAGTATGTTGATCCCTCAGCTGCCGCGCTCCCCTCCTGATGTTGAGGCCATGAGGATCTACCTCATCCTGTCTGAGTATCCAGCGCTGCAGGACTCCAAGAACTACATCCGCCTCACTGTACCCCTGGCAATGGCCATTCTCCGGCTCGACGCCAACCCCAGCAAAGTATTAG ATAACTGGTGGTGTTTGGTGGACGGCAGCGTGTTCACCAGAATGGTCGACATGTACAAGAGCATTGTAGTATTCATGCTAACAGGAGGGAAGACGGTGCTTGGACCGGTCTGGTATGAGAACTATTTTCTGGCAACGCTAAGACTGCTGGAGAAACTCCACAAG GTAAACTTAAAGGCCAACCATGTGGAATACAGCCGCTTTTATATCCCTGACATCACCAGCCTTGTGGACATTCAGGAAGACTACCTCAAATGGTTTCTGAATAGAGCCGAGATT AAAACGGGATCATCCCCTTCGCAG AGTGACTTTCTCACAGTGAACCTATGTGCCTACCCGTTCATACTGAACGCCCAAGCCAAGACAACCATGCTGCAAACTGATGCTGAGCTGCAAATGCAG ATGGCAGTAAGCGGTGCAAACCTACACAATGTCTTTATGCTGCTCACACTGGAGCCTCACCTTGCTAGGAACCCTTACCTGGTGCTCCATGTGCGCAGGAACCATTTAGTAAGTGACACACTGCGTGAGCTCACCATGTACTCTGACGTGGACCTCAAGAAGCCGCTCAAG GTGATCTTCGATGGAGAGGAGGCCGTAGACGCAGGCGGAGTAACTAAAGagttcttcctgctgctgttgaaGGAGCTGATGGATCCCGTTTATGGGATGTTCACTCATTACAAAGACTCCAACCTGCTGTGGTTCTCAGACAAA TGTTTTGTAGAGCAGAACTGGTTTCACCTTATCGGGATCATCTGTGGTCTGGCCATCTACAACTCCACCGTGGTGGACCTCCACTTCCCCCTGGCTCTCTACAAGAAGCTGCTTAATGTTTTACCCTCGCTGGAGGACTTCACAGAGCTCTCACCCACCGAGGCCAG GAGTCTACAGCAGCTTCTGGACTATGAAGGAGGAGATGTAGAGGAAACGTTTCTTCTCAACTTTGCA ATCACCAGGGAGAACTACGGGATGACAGAAGTGAAGGAGCTGATCCCCGGAGGAGAGAGCATCGCCgtggacaaaaacaacag GAAAGAGTTCGTCGAGGCCTACCTGCGCTATGTGTTCTCCGACTCGGCAGCTGAGCAGTACGCGGCCTTCTCCTCTGGTTTCCTGAAGGTGTGCGGAGGGGAGATCCTGTCGCTGTTCCAGCCCTCGGAGCTGATGGCCATGGTGGTCGgcaacaacaactacaactgGGAGGAGTTGGAGAAG AACGCCGTCTACAAAGGGGAGTTCACAGCCACTCATCCAACAGTCAGATTGTTCTGGGAGGTTTTCCACGAGTTCCctctggagaagaagaagcagttCTTAC TGTTCCTGACTGGCAGCGACCGCATCCCCATCCATGGCATGGAGAGCCTCCGCATCGTCATCCAGTCCACCACGGCCGAGGAGCACTACCTGCCGGTGGCCCACACCTGCTACAACCTGCTGGACATGCCCCGCTACCAGACCAAAGAGATCCTGTGCCGCCGCCTCACGCAGGCCGTGGAGCAGTACGAGGGCTTCAGCCTGGTCTGA